The genomic region gataaaaaaaaaattcatatcttAGAGTGCAGCAAATGGATTTCTACTTACAAAACTAGTAGGGGGATTATGCATCAAattacaatcaacaattctatgtccaaatttattacatctGTAACAGTAAGCATGGAATTTGCGTACATACCACTCTTGTCTCTTTGGACCAACAAACCTTTGTCTCACCGGGTGTCTTCTTCTCACATTATTGACTTTAGTGAACCCTTCATTATAAACATTGGCCTTGTCATTAGGATCTGCTTTCCAGTACAATGAGTGAGCCTTCCTGTTCAAGGTTTGAGCATTCTGGTTCACAAGCTGGTTTCTTGTAGCTTCAGCATAGGTATTCTTCTCAGTAGCTTTGCTAACtgtaaaggtttgtttttctttgCTTTCACTTCAAGAAGTAAACTGTATCTCCTTGTTGGATGAGTCTTTATTGTTGGAACTTTGTCCCTCTTCAAATCCTACACCTCTAGTATCTTTTGAGTGCTCCTggttgctcaacatcttgtccaaggcttcagtgctgCTCTCATATTTGCTCATCTTCAATTCATTCTTTTTCTTTCCAAGATCCTTTatgagccttacaatttcttcttccaaattctaatgctccttctccttctttattaAATCAAAGCATGTAACTTCAtatatccttttagcttcttccaactggagtttcagaTTAGAAATTATTATCTTGGACTCCTCCAGAGATTTCTCTAAATGATCTTGTTCTTGTACAACAACATACTTAAACTTCTTGAGTTTCCTTCTGGTTTCTCTCAACTCCTCAAGAGAAATTATGAGCTCACCCTCCAAGTTcacttcaacttcaatttcttcatcttcattagcTCCGTCAACTGGTTCAtcttgtgccataaagagattaatttcTCTTTCATCATCATAACAGTCATCTTTTGAGGGACTttcttcatttgtagcatcatcttTAAAAGTATACAGGTTGTTTTgcttctggtagcttcttctttcttgtcgGTAGGATTTGTTCTTTATATCCTTACTCGAAAGTCTCCTAGTGATTTGCTTCTCCTCTCCACCATTCTCACgatagggacattttgaagcaaagtgtctTATTTTactacagttaaaacatttgaaaggaaattttcctttgtagttgttggatcctcttttaagcttccttacaaagttttctacCACTGTATCCAAGTCTTCACTAATTTCTCCATGAGCAATTTCTTCCTTACCCGTTTTGTTGgagttgaaagcaacctcttttcttgaagtttcttcaatggttgttctcatctcataaggaGTTATGGACCCAAATAACTTGTCGATTgaaaaggttttcagatccttggcttcttctattgtagagacctttgtgtcatacttatatgtgagtgatctaagtaacTCTTTAACAATAACTTCATCAAATATATCCTCTCCAAGTCTTCTAAAAGTATTCACTGTTTCATCAAATATTTGAACATAATCAGCAATATTTTCTTCGTCTTTCATTTTCAAGCCTTCAAGTTGAGCTCTCGGTGTTTACAATTTatcctccttgaccttgacatctacttcaaataatctcttcaacttatcccaagtttccttggcggatgagcagtgcataaccttaacaaactcattatcagacaatccaccgagaatagcatgcttggccttggcattgttttcGTACTCCTTCTTATCATCTGGATCTGTAGAGGAAGcattagggatagtatacccattcttcatagacatccaaacatcaaaacctagggaggatagataggtttccattcttctactccagaaggcattattggcaccatcaaacatgggagctttggaggaggaggattcattccttgccattgtgttcttagaccaaaatctacccaagctagagaaagctttgaccAAAAGGGAACCtaagactttgataccaattgtaaaacacaagatatcactaagaggggggtgaataagtgattatAAGCAATTTCAATCAGTGTGTGTGCAATCAGTAGAATAATAAAAACACTAAAtcacacacaagagaacatcacataatACTGGATAtaagagaaaaacccaatgtgggagaaacctcgatgagaaatgctactggagatcTACTTCTCCAATCTAGACTGACAATGAAATAACAGTTTTATAGTGTTtggggcaccaacccctaataatTTATGGGAACCTAccaaaaggagaaccaacccctacactaaccacccactcaatgaaatacaatgagatataaaaacaaTACAGTGATAAGCACCTTGTTAGAAATAAGTTTTTGTAACCCTACTAACAATTCACTCTATCGGTTGAACTCATTTCTGTCACACTgcttcttctctactggatctcagTTCTCTTTGTCTGAATCCTCTTCAAATCATCTTTTTCTTTGCCAGATATCCTCTCACACTCTCTCTGATCTCCTTCAATCTCTGCTGCTACCTCACCGGTTCAATCTCTACTGGTTTGATGGACTGTTATACTTTGTAACTATTTATCGGTTACCTTAAACCCTGCCAATTAAACCCCTCTTGTCAGTTCTTCTtctaacactcagtcacttcaatatttttctatcaacactCAAAATAATCAACTCTCATCTAGCATAATCACACTTTCTCATAAATAATCTTAAGACTTTGGTCTGCATATTTATACACATTCTTTCTTGCGAAAACAAAAATTCAAACTTTACATGACTAGGGTTTTCTTCATCGACCACGATCcatatcaaatcggatctcatcttcttgaattgaCAACCTACAATAGATCAACTAAAAGATATGTCCTTTTCATTCTTCCAATACACGTTTACTCTATTTAGAAAACTGGACCCTGTTAATTAGccttgattttgtcaatcacaCTCAATGATCTAGTGGTTTCCTTCTCTAGATCAACATGATGATTAGATGCTGATAGCTCTGCCTTTCGATCTGCTTCAAGCTGCAATCCtctgcaattgatctatgattTCTGTAGTCTTAATTTAATATCATCTCAATTGGAAACTACCTTGCTAGTGCACTATTCAACTACCATTACATGTTCGCCATCTGGAGTCCACGTGTCATCTCTGTCGGCATCCAATCTCACTTGATTGTGTCAATTCAAACTCGGTTACAAAACAAACATACTATCAGTATACACCAACTAGTTAACTttcatatcatgcacttctttgttcTGCCAGTTAGGACATGTTATCCCGAACCACATTCACCAAACCACGAAACATACCCAAGGTAAGCCACTTTTAGAAACCTTCATCATTTACCTGTGACAGTCCTCAACCATTTTTCTAAAGTGGAAAATACTTCACATCCTTTCATATTCTTATTTGggtccttcaatttgtctctttgcttagttaccagttgacatacttacTAGttcacatcaacatgccaataatcctcaatactcctacttgcataccagtaacatcaacttgcatacaggttgacataaatgacaacacaataccaataatcttcacatcctttcatcttcttattcGGGTCCTtcattttgtctcttttctttcttaccggttgacatacttaccgagtgacatcaacatgccaacaatcttcaaTGCTCCTACTTGCACACCGGTAACATCAacttgcataccggttgacatcagtgacaacacaatgccaacaggtaCAGTTATTGTGACTGCGGGTGAGATAAGTGGTATTCCTTTCTCAATATTGTTTGATTTTGGTACTTCtaattcttttatttctccttatTTATTAGAGACATGTGAGATTTTTGTGGCAAAGCATGTTGATAGATGGAAATTTGAGTTGGTCACAAGGTCTAAGGTGGCTATGGATTCCCTTGTGTGTGGTTGTGTTTTGGAGTTGGGAGTGCTCTCTACCATGGTGGATCTTCGTGTCTTATCTTGGGGATCCTATGGAGTGGTGTTAGGTATGGATTGTCTTGAGTCTCATCAGGATAGGATTGATTGTCAAGGTAAAAGAGTGCAGTGTTTAGATGGTAGCGAGATGATTGTAAAGGTAGTAGGTATTCAGGGACGTATTTCTCTTTGAATGATTTTCATGATGCAGATGAAGTATTGTGTGCGCAAGGGTTTTCAACTATTTGTAGTTACAGTGGATGAGTTAGATGAGGGTGAGAGTCAAAATGATATCTTTTCTCATTATCGTTCTCAGATTTATTCCCAAGTAAGATTTTAGGTATGCCGCCAAAGCGCAATATTAATTTTGCGGTATATTTGATTCCAAGAGTAGAGCCTATATCTAAGGCTCCCTATCAGATGACCACTTAGAAGCTGATTGAGTTTAGATTGTAGCTAGAGGAGTTGTTGGTGAAGAAATTCATTTGGCCTAGTGTTTCATCTTGTTTTGTGTTAGTattgtttgtgaagaagaaggatgggtctctTTGGTTGTGCATTGATTATAGATAGTTGAATAAGGTGACAATGAAGAACCATTATCCTTTGTCAAGGATCGATGATTTTTTTGATCAAATTAAGGATGCGAAGGTCTTTTCTAAGATAGACCTTAAGTCAAGGTATCCCCAGTTGCATATTCATGAGGCATACATTTACTGTATAGCTTTCGACATCAggtatggacattatgagtttacAGTGGTGGCTTTGGGGTTGACGAATGCTGCATCGattttcatgagtttgatgaatggagtGTTCTAGACCTATCTTGACAGATTTGTTCTCATGtttctagatgatattttgatttattcaaggACAGAGGAAGAGCATGAGGAGCATATGCAACTTGTCTTACAATGTCTCCTTGAGAAGCTGTTGTACATCAATGTGGCGAGGTGTGAGTTCTTCCTGTCTGAGGTGAAATATTTTGGCCATGTTATTTCAAGAGAGAGTATTGCAGTTGATCCCTCTAAGATTCAGGTGattgtagattggccaacacccactaatTTGGGTGAGGTATGTAGCTTTATGGGCCTTGCAGTGGCTTGTTTAGGATTTCTCCGAGATTGCACATCCCATTACTTCTCTTCAcaagaaagggaagaagtttatttggtcAGAGCGATGTGAGATAATTTTCTAGATTTTGAAGGAGtatttgactagtgcacctattctagcagTTCCCAATCCCTTGGGTAATTTTGTGGTGTGCACCAATGCATCTTTGGAGGGTCTTGGAGTATTTTTCATGCAAGATGGATGTGTGATTGCCTATGAGTTGTGTAAACTCAAAGATCAAAGAGTTATTCGCAGTGGTTCATGTGTTggttagatggagacatttccttccTGGATATTGATTAAAGTTGCATAGAGATCATCCTAGCTTATACTATATTTTCATGTAACCAAATCTAAAGGTCAAGCAGCAGcgttggatggagtttttgtgccaGTATGACTTCGAGCTGAAGTACATACA from Cryptomeria japonica chromosome 3, Sugi_1.0, whole genome shotgun sequence harbors:
- the LOC131874326 gene encoding uncharacterized protein LOC131874326 — its product is MKNHYPLSRIDDFFDQIKDAKVFSKIDLKSRYPQLHIHEAYIYCIAFDIRTEEEHEEHMQLVLQCLLEKLLYINVARCEFFLSEVKYFGHVISRESIAVDPSKIQVIVDWPTPTNLGEILKEYLTSAPILAVPNPLGNFVVCTNASLEGLGVFFMQDGCVIAYELCKLKDQRVIRSGSCVKQQRWMEFLCQYDFELKYIQGKENMVVDALSHKRNEVVAVVLSVDLRSRNLSSLQSDAWYQEVREEIAKRRPLDDRYIRYSLDSDGLLCHMGCIYVPPSYGLQALILSKAHRAPYSAHLGVKKMHMDLQHLYHWVDQGASFLSSHIILHIRVNGSYRYGEESEATWYPSKDHIGS